From the genome of Winogradskyella forsetii, one region includes:
- the hpf gene encoding ribosome hibernation-promoting factor, HPF/YfiA family, producing MKNIIFEYHDIAKSERLEAFAKEKLENLFKRYDFVIRADVFFKSENTSSDETGKKCGIRLSAPGPRLFAESSHDNFNDAISETVNELLRQLEKRNDKMKTF from the coding sequence ATGAAAAATATAATATTTGAATATCATGATATTGCTAAGAGTGAAAGACTCGAAGCTTTTGCAAAAGAGAAGTTAGAAAACCTGTTTAAACGCTATGATTTTGTAATAAGAGCAGACGTTTTTTTCAAATCAGAAAACACAAGTAGTGATGAAACAGGAAAAAAGTGTGGCATTAGATTGAGTGCACCTGGTCCTCGTTTATTTGCAGAATCGTCGCATGACAATTTCAATGATGCCATATCTGAAACTGTAAACGAACTTTTACGACAATTGGAAAAGCGAAATGACAAAATGAAAACATTTTAA
- a CDS encoding arsenate reductase family protein encodes MGVISRDKGQINCIYASESDFGKQLEGYLESSGKDILMINLSKTMPTPTQWQELAKELNTEIKEFIDFSEVENAEKDSNFDANDYVTILENNPKSFKGAIIVNGNKTDHIKTVTEVLSYFDIDSSGLEKTLHTKDPNIDKTTENDNFV; translated from the coding sequence ATGGGAGTTATAAGTAGAGATAAAGGACAAATAAATTGTATTTATGCGAGTGAATCTGATTTTGGTAAACAATTAGAAGGTTATTTAGAATCATCAGGTAAAGATATTTTAATGATTAACCTTAGTAAAACCATGCCTACACCGACGCAATGGCAAGAATTGGCAAAAGAACTCAATACAGAGATTAAGGAATTTATCGATTTTTCGGAAGTTGAAAATGCGGAAAAAGATTCAAATTTTGATGCCAATGATTATGTGACTATATTAGAAAATAATCCTAAATCATTTAAAGGCGCCATTATCGTAAATGGTAATAAAACAGACCATATTAAAACAGTAACAGAAGTTCTTAGTTATTTTGATATTGATAGCTCAGGGTTAGAAAAGACTTTGCATACAAAAGATCCAAACATTGATAAAACCACTGAGAACGACAATTTTGTTTAA
- a CDS encoding DUF1853 family protein, whose product MDKCTLLRFKGYSHTASLFNTDYLNEIPQIELSSTTQSFDHDSVAFKNQRLGKLVEEFVFHQLKHDKSVDWILENIQIQEEQRTIGELDAIYGANGNSFHLEIVYKFYLYDTLKSYSNPLSYWIGPNRKDTLDYKLDKLKTKQFPLLFNKVTQKHLISQNINTANMQQKLCFKAQLFIPYNNSEINIEPLNSKCISGFYVSFNAISTFKKLEFYSPKKLDWLIIPHNNVDWIAYDSAILLIKEHISSKRSPMVWLKYSDTEIKKCFITWW is encoded by the coding sequence ATGGATAAATGTACATTATTACGGTTCAAAGGATATAGTCACACCGCTTCCCTATTCAATACAGATTATTTAAACGAAATTCCACAAATTGAATTGAGTTCGACAACTCAATCTTTTGATCATGATTCAGTAGCTTTCAAAAACCAACGTCTTGGAAAACTGGTAGAAGAATTTGTATTTCATCAACTTAAGCATGACAAATCAGTAGACTGGATTTTAGAGAATATCCAAATTCAAGAAGAGCAAAGAACTATTGGCGAGCTTGATGCCATTTATGGTGCAAATGGAAATTCTTTTCATTTGGAAATCGTTTACAAGTTTTATCTCTATGATACGCTCAAATCTTACAGTAACCCTCTCTCCTATTGGATTGGTCCTAACCGCAAAGACACTTTAGACTACAAATTAGATAAATTAAAAACCAAACAATTTCCGCTACTCTTCAATAAAGTAACCCAAAAACATCTTATAAGCCAAAATATCAATACGGCTAACATGCAACAAAAACTGTGTTTTAAAGCACAGTTATTTATACCTTATAATAATTCAGAAATTAATATTGAACCACTTAACTCAAAATGTATAAGTGGTTTCTACGTATCATTTAATGCTATTTCTACTTTTAAAAAGCTAGAATTCTATAGTCCTAAAAAGTTAGATTGGCTTATAATTCCTCACAATAATGTCGATTGGATTGCTTATGATTCCGCTATATTATTGATTAAAGAACATATTAGTTCGAAACGTTCGCCTATGGTTTGGTTGAAATATAGTGATACCGAAATAAAAAAATGTTTCATAACTTGGTGGTAA